GACCTTTTCCCAATCCTTGAACTTGGAACTTCTGCTAAAATGCTTTCTATCGTTCCATTGATGAATGGTGGTGGTTTATTCGAAACTGGTGCTGGAGGTTCTGCTCCAAAACACGTTGAGCAGTTCATCGAAGAAGGTTATTTGAGATGGGATTCTCTAGGTGAATTCTTAGCTCTTCAGGCTTCTTTAGAACATTTAGCACAAACTCAAGGGAACACAAAATCTCAGGTTTTAGCTGATGCACTGGATGAAGCTAATGCTAAATTCTTGGCTACAGACAAGTCTCCTGCTAGAAAAGTTGGACAAATCGATAACAGAGGTTCTCACTTCTATTTGGCAATGTATTGGGCTGAAGCGTTAGCAAACCAAACTACTGATGCTGATTTGGCTAAACAATTCGCTCCTGTTGCGGAAGCAATGCAGGAAAACGAAGAAGTTATCAATGCTGAATTAATTGGTGCTCAAGGAAAACCTCAACAAATTGACGGTTACTTCAAAACGGATACTTACAAAACGTATGCAGCTATGAGACCAAGTACAGTTTTAAACGAAATCATCGACGGAATTTAATTTTCGATCTTGATATAAATTGAAAGCTCCTTTTTTAAGGGGCTTTTTTGTTTTTCTTAAACACTACTTGCACAAATACTTTTCACGAATACCACAAACAAAATACTCCTATTTTTTAAACAGTCACAAATTCCCCTCCACCGGAGGGGTGGCGAAAATTCAAAGAATTTTTGACGGGGTGGTTTATTTTATTGTTAAACTACCCCGTCTTTTTGCTTTGCAAAAATCCACCCCTTCATGGAAGGGGAATTCTCGCATGTCTAATAAATTGTGATATTCGTGAAAAATATTTGTGCTATTAGTGTTTAAAACCATCCTCTACAATCACTTTTCGATGTTCCCTACCCCAACTGATCATTTCACTGATAATATTTCCAAATGTTCTGCAGTATTCGGTAGGCTCATATTCAATTAAAACCGGAGTTTCTGGATAAACATTTCGTTTCACCAGCTTATTCAGTTCCATATCTTTCAATTCTTTAGAGAGCATTCTAGTGGTAATCCCCGGAATACTTCTTTCAATTTCTCGGAAACGTCTGTTGCCGTTGCAAAGGGAGTTAATGACAGGAATTCTCCACTTTCCGCCAATGAAATAAAGCGTGTCCTGTAACGCTCTAAGTTCCTCGTTTTGATCTCTTTCCATGATTGCAAAGTTAAATGATATAATTGATGATACTGATATACTCTGTGATACTGGTTACAAAAGTATATCAATTTGAAATAACTTTGTCAAAAATTTTAAAACAATGAATAAATTTAATAACAAATTAGCCATCGTAACAGGCGGAAACAGCGGAATCGGATATGCAACCGCAAAAGAATTAATTGCAAATGGAGCAAAAGTAATCATCACAGGAAGACGAATAGAAGCTATTGAAAAAGCTGGGGAAGAATTGGGAGCCATTCCTTTTGTGGCAGATCAGGGAAAACTGGAAGATATTGAAACGTTAAAAACTGATGTTGAAAAACAATTTGGGAAAGTAGATATTCTGTTTATTAATGCGGGAATTACCGGAACTTTAGGCTCTATCGAAAATATGAGTTCGGAAAATTTCGACAATGTGATGGATATCAATTTCAGAGGATCTTATTTTACTTTGAGTAAATTTATTCCTCTATTGAACGATGGTGCTTCAGTAGTGTTCCTTTCATCCAACGTTGCAACGACATCCAAACCGAACAGTTCGATTTATCAGGCAAGTAAAGCAGCCTTAAATTCTATTGCAAAAACGGCTGCCGCTGAATTGGCTCCAAGAAAAATAAGAGTCAATATGGTAAGTCCGGGACCTACAAAAACAGAAATCATGACAAAAGCCGGATTGGACGAAAAAACTATGGAAGGTCTTGATGAATGGTTAATCAGCGGAATTCCTTTACAAAAAATGGGAACTGCAGAGGATGTCGCCAAAGCTGTTGTTTACTTATCAGACAATTCTGTGGCGAGCTTTATGACAGGGACTGAAATCCTGATCGATGGCGGAATGATTCTATAGGTTTGAAGAAAAGGAGCTGGAGGCTTGAAGTTAAAACGTACGCATAAAACTTCCAGCTTCCTTCTTCCCCAACTTCCATCAAAAATATTCACCGCTATAAATTCTAATTTCACGTTTCTATTTGTCCGGTTTACCTTTCTTTTCATTTTAAAACGTTCTTTCTAAAACTACTTTTGATCCATAAAAATTAAAAAAACAAATTATTATGGATACCGTTAAAAAGAAAAAAAATCCCATTGCCATTGCTTTTCTGGCAGTTTTGGGAATGTTTGGAGGATTGCAATTTTTCAATCAGCCTTTGGAAGGAAAAACAGTGACAAAACACATTGAAGCGCCGCGAGAAGTCATTTCCATTTTGGAAAATTCTTGTTTTAATTGTCATTCTAATCAACAAAATTTAAGTTGGTACGACAAGATTGCTCCAATTTCATGGGCGGTGAACAAAGATGTGAAAAGAGCGAGAGAAGTCCTCAATTTTTCAGAATATAATTTTTCTAAAGGTGAACATCTTGGTAATATGTACGCCATTCTCAACATGATGCAAAGTGGAAAAATGCCCCTACACAACTACACGCTTCTTCATCCTTCTGCAAAAATTTCACAAAAAGATATTGATGTCATTAAAAAATATACGCTTTCTTTAGCAGACGTTAATTCAGCTAAAAAGGAAAAGAAAAACATTCATCAAAATATCGAATCACTAAAAAATACCACACCTTCAAAATTTCCTGTTTCGCCAAACGGAGTAAAATACAGCGATGATTATAAAAACTGGAAAGTGATCAGTATGAGTACTCTTTTTGATAATTCAGTGAGAGTAATTTACGGAAATGACATTGCAGTAAAAGCCCTTGAAACAGAAAATCTAAAACCTTGGCCAGATGGAAGTATCGTCGTAAAGTCAGTTTGGAAACAGGAAAAACTTGCCGATGGAGAAGTAAGAGCCGGAGAATTTGTGAATGCACAATTTATGGTTAAAGATTCTAAAAAATATACAGATACTGAAGGTTGGGGATTTGCCAAGTTTTCAGGAAAAGATCTTCATCCCAGCGGAAAAACAGCATCGTTTGCGAAAGAATCCTGCATAGCCTGTCACCGACAATTAGCCGAAAAAACGGGATACCTTTTTGATGTTCCCATGAAAGTAAAAACAGAAAGATTAATTAAAAACCTTCAGAAATAATGAAAAAAATAGTATTCATCACCATGTCCGTTTGCGCTTTATTTACAGCATGCAAAATCGACGAACCGGATAAAGATTTACATCGCGTAGTTTTCGATCCCGGAAATTTGAAATTCATTTCAACCTCTTTAAATACAATAAAAGAAACCTCATCCGCATTGTATGGAAATCAGGAAGCACTGCAATCTTTATCAAATGAAAATCATCAACCAATAAAAGGTTCTGTATTGAAATTAGTCACCTGGAAATATCATGAAAATCCACAATACACCGGAGGAACGATCACAGGAGAATTAGTAAGTGTAGAAGCACTCCAAACCGATAGAAACGGAAATACTTCTTATCAGTTTAAAAACAATTCTAAAACAGAAAAAAATCCTAAAAATAAAGAAGAAAGGATAAAATACATCATGAGTTACCAACCCGTAACCAGACCATAATAATAGTAAAAGTGAAATGTGATGAATCTGGAGTTGAGAAATCGGCTCCGGATTATCTTTTAGTGAATTGTGAATTTTGCTTCGCAAGTCAATTGTCAATTTAATAAGCTTTATTAAAATTCATAAGCAAAGTGAATTCACTATTGACTATTCACAAAATTTTCATTGAAAAATACTACCTTAACACCTTTAAAATTCGCAGTTCGCATGCAACAGCAAAAAATAAAAATCTCGTCAGCCGTCATTTGGATAAGTTCTCTATTCTTAGGGATTTTATCTTCTGTTCCTCAGTTGGCCTCTCATGCCTTCAATTGGCAGGAAGCCGTGGTAAATTCAGCAATTACAGCCGCTTTTTCGGTCATCATGTGGTACCTCAACATCTATATGCTGAATCAAAATTCAGGAAAAAGACGACAGAATATTTCCTATTCGCGATTAATGGTTATCCTCGCGTTCGGAATGGTTGTCATGTTTGGTCTAGCGTGGATTCAACAACTTATTCTATCACACATTAATTTTGGACCCACGATGTTAATGATCGAAGTTCGCGGAATTTTAATCAATCTCGTTTGCTATATGTTTTTGACTTTACTTCAAAATAATTATGCAGGTCAGCAGGTTCAGCTCGAACTGGAAAAAGTAAAGAGTGATAACCTTGGTGCTCAGTATGAATTGTTGAAACAGCAGGTAAATCCGCATTTTTTATTTAACAGTTTAAATACATTAAAATCAATGGTGGAAACTCATGATGCAGAATCTGTTGATTTCATTATGAAACTATCTGATTTTTATCGATTTACATTAGAAAGCAGAAAATTAGACTTAATTACTGTTCAGGAAGAAATGAAAATTATTGATTCGTATATTTTTCTACAAAAAGCACGTTTCGGAGAAGGAATTACATTAACGAATGAATTAAGTAATGAAGTTTCAAAAACATTAATTCCACCTTTTACCTTACAATTATTAGTTGAGAACTGTATTAAACATAATATTGTTTCACAAAGCAAACCTTTACATATCAAGATTTATAATTTTGAAAATAAATTAATCATTGAAAATCCAATCCAGAAAAAAATGACTGTGGAAGACTCTTTAGGAATTGGACTTGATAACGTAAAAATGCGCTACAAACACCTTGTAGAACAGGAAATAGAAATTAATTCAGACGAAAAAATCTTTCAAATAAAACTACCATTTATTCATGAATATCATCATTATTGAAGACGAATTCCGTGCAGCCAAATCTCTGCAAAATTTAATTTTAGACTTAAAACCAGAAGCCAAAATCATTGATGTTTTCGACAGTATTGAAACCAGCGTAGAAGCTTTATCAAAAGGAATCAAACCCGATTTGATATTCATGGATATCCATCTTTCTGACGGACTTTCTTTTGAAATTTTTAAGCAAACGGAAATTACTTGTCCGGTTGTTTTTTGCACAGCTTTCGATCAATATATGCTGGATGCTTTTAAAAGCAAAGGTGTCGATTATGTGCTGAAACCATTTTCACGTGAAGACATTGCCGAAGCTTTCAGAAAAGTAGAAGAATTAAAGAAATTTTTTCAGAAAACTGAACTTCCCGATCTTGAAGCACTTTTACAAAAAATTGCACAACCTCAAACAGCTGCAAAAAGTAGTTTTTTAGTCTTTAAAAATCAAAAATATACAACGATTGCAACAGAAAACATTGCGTATTTTTTCATTCATAATGAGATCACCCATTTAATGACTTTTGACAAACAACAATTTCAACTGACTCAAACGTTGGGACAAATAGCGGAACAGGTTTCCCAAAAACAGTTTTTCAGAGTAAACCGTCAATATATCGTCAATTTTAGCGCTATTAAAGAAATGGAACATTATTTTCAGCGTAAGATTTTAGTAAAACTTACGGTTGAAACTCCCGAGCAACTTCTGATTAATAAAGAAAAATCGCATAGTTTTTTCACCTGGCTGGAAGACCGCTAATCATGCGTATTAAGCATCAGCCGCTTACCTCAAAAATTTTAACGTTTATATAATACAGGTTCACCTTTCATTTTGTCCGGTTGAACCTTTTTTGTATTCTTTTGCGAAGGCAAGGTATCTACTTTTGAATAAAATTAAAAGAAATGATACTTAAAAATCTAATAGGAACCGCCGCTTTCGTAGCCATTATGTTCACCGTTTCAGCTTTTTCCTGCACGGATAAAACTGAAGAAATTTATCAAAATCATACTTCAAATGATCGTGGCTTTGCCGTTCTGGAACTGTTTACCTCAGAAGGCTGCTCGAGCTGTCCGCCTGCAGATCAGCTGATGGGTGAAATTGAAAAACAATATAAAGATCAACCCGTCTACATCCTCGCCTATCACGTTGATTACTGGAATAATCTGGGTTGGAAAGATAAGTTTAGCAGCATTGAAAATTCGAAACGTCAGCAACAATATGCCCAGACTTTACGATCACAGGTTTACACACCGCAATTGGTTGTAAACGGAAAAAAAGAATTCGTTGGTTCTGATCGAGATGCTGTAGAAAACGGAATTCAAACAGCTTTATTAAATTCTAACAATACTAAAATTGATTTGTCCACTAAAGTCTCTGAGAAAGAAATTACTATAAATTTTAAAACTGCGGAAAATAATTCTCAAAACAAATTATTAATCACTTTAGTTGAAAAAAAGTCTTCAACAAATGTACAAAGAGGTGAAAATGAAGGTCGTCATTTGGTGCATTGGCAGATTGTTCATCAACAAAATCAAATTTCTTTAAAAAATTCAACAGAAGGAACAACGAGTTTTAAACTTCCGGAAAACTTCAACACCAATGATTGGGAAATTATCGGAATGATTCAAAATGTAAAAACCGGAGAAATCGTGGGTTCTACAAAATCTTCTTTCTAAACACAATTATAATATTCATGGAAATTAATGAAAAACATTCGTGGAATTTGTGTTAAAATATTTCAATCAAAAAAATCAAAATAAAAATATTAACAACTTAAAACAATAAAAAAATGAAAACAAAAACAACAAAAATCATCTTTTGGTCAGGAGCAATTTTTATGTCATTATGGTTCGGGGCAAGCGGTTTTTTTGAACTCACAAAAAATCCTGTAGTATGGGATATCACAAGGCAATTAGGCTATCCACCGCATTTTATCTACATTTTAGGAGTATTCAAATTATCCGGAATTTTAGTTTTATTAGTTCCTAATCGATTACTACGACTGAAAGAATGGGTTTTCGCAGGAATGTTCTTTGATATTATCTTCGCCTTCTTTTCAAAAATTGCAGTATTGGGCTTTCCGGCAACCATTGATGCTATTGTAGCCTTCACCGTACTTTCAGTTACTTATCTTATGTTCAGAAAATTATATACTTCGGAATTAGTTTTTGGAGAAATTTAAAGTAAAAATAAAATTGGTTCGTCCATAACAAAGCACACAACTTTTCAGGCATTCCTGATATTAAAAAGATAAATCCTCTCGATAATGAGAGGATTTATTGTTTAAATAGCTTCTAGAAAATTTAACTATTAGAGCGTGTATCTTTACGCGTGAGCCTTTCTTAATTTGATCATACTTAGAATAAATAATCCTAAAACTCCCAGCACAAAATAACCTTCTGCCACTTCCAACTGAATCTGAGGTTTGATGATTGCTACAATTCCGTAGCTGATGGCTGATGTAATGATAAAGGCAATTCCGCCCGTTAAACCACCGGCAATTCCAGCAGAATTCGGGAACCTTCCGATACAATAAGAAAAGTAATTATTAAAAATAAATCCGGCCGTTACGTGAATTACAAATGCAAATGCGACCAAGCTGTAAATATTATTTGAAAAATATGATGCAATAAACATCAAAATGATTAAAAATAATTGGATAAAGTTAGCATAACGAATTTTAGGCAAAAATGCTTTATTGATTAATGCTTTTCCTAAAAATCCACCCGTCATCCAGGCAAATCCGAGAATCAAAGAAACATAGCCTGCAACCACTTCAGAATAGCCCATCTTGTGTTCAATAATGAAAGAACCGCATAGGTTAAAGAACATAATCATCGAATAACTCAATCCGCACATCACCATTCCGTAAAAGAAGTCTTTTGCCTTAAACATAGATTCATATTCTTTCAAAAGAAACTGAACATGAAAAGGATTTCTTTTTTTCAACGTTTCACCGGAAAATATAAACTCTAAAATTAAAAGCAATAAACTGTACCCCGCCAGAACATAGAAGTTTGACTGCCATCCGAAAATTTTCTGCAAATATCCACCAATAAAAGGCGCAATGATAGGTCCAACAGACCATACAATCGTCATGATACTCAAATAATGCTTCCTTTCCTCCCCTTCATATACATCTACAAAAAAAGCACGTTTTGACACTACAGCGAATCCGGATAAAATTCCCTGTAAAACACGCATCACATAAATCACGAAAATATTCTGAGTAGTGGCTGTGATTAAAAATGAAACTACAAATAACGCTAAAGAAGCCATTGAAACCCTATATCTTCCGAAAGAATCTACGATACTTCCTGCAAAAAACTGAGTCAGTCCGTAACTGATTAAAAATATGGATAATGTAAGCTGAATATTACTTTCAGGCTGATGAAGATCGGTTGCCATACTTGGCATTGATGGTAAATAGATATCTGTTGCCAAACCCGACATCGGAATCACAGCAAAAGCTAAAATGGTGGCAATAAATTGATTTTTTTCTTTAAGAGTTTTCATTTCTATTCTTAAATCTTTTCATAAAAAATTTAAATCCCTGAAAATAAATTCAGGAATCTAAATCGTATAATTTTTAATTATTTACTAATTTCATAGAACCTTCGCCGTATCTTTCGCCAACATTCGGATATTTTTGTAAGATCGTATTGATCGTTTCCAAATCAGATTGAGAAAGATCTACATTTACCGCAGCAATGTTTTCTTCCAGATATTTGATACGTTTTGTACCCGGAATCGGAATAATATCTTCACCTTGATTCAGCACCCAAGCCAATGCTAATTGAGTTCCTTTTATCCCTTTTGATTCAGCAAATTCATTAAGTTCTTTTGCTAAATTTCTGTTATTTTCCAAATATTCCTCCTGATAACGAGGAAGTAATTTTCTAAAATCTTCATCTCCAAAATTCTGAACATCATTGATATTTGAGAAAAGGCCTCTTGCTAAAGGAGAATACGGAACTAATGTAATTCCCAACTCTCTGATTGTCGGTAAAATTTTCTTTTCCACATCTTTTGTCAATAATGAATATTCTGACTGTAAAGCGGTAATCGGGTGAATTTTATTCGCTTTTCGAATTGATTCCGGAGAAGCCTCCGATAGACCTAAATATTTTACTTTTCCGGCTTTTACCAAATCTGCCATTGCTCCCACCG
The sequence above is a segment of the Chryseobacterium sp. MYb264 genome. Coding sequences within it:
- a CDS encoding LytR/AlgR family response regulator transcription factor — protein: MNIIIIEDEFRAAKSLQNLILDLKPEAKIIDVFDSIETSVEALSKGIKPDLIFMDIHLSDGLSFEIFKQTEITCPVVFCTAFDQYMLDAFKSKGVDYVLKPFSREDIAEAFRKVEELKKFFQKTELPDLEALLQKIAQPQTAAKSSFLVFKNQKYTTIATENIAYFFIHNEITHLMTFDKQQFQLTQTLGQIAEQVSQKQFFRVNRQYIVNFSAIKEMEHYFQRKILVKLTVETPEQLLINKEKSHSFFTWLEDR
- a CDS encoding MFS transporter, whose product is MKTLKEKNQFIATILAFAVIPMSGLATDIYLPSMPSMATDLHQPESNIQLTLSIFLISYGLTQFFAGSIVDSFGRYRVSMASLALFVVSFLITATTQNIFVIYVMRVLQGILSGFAVVSKRAFFVDVYEGEERKHYLSIMTIVWSVGPIIAPFIGGYLQKIFGWQSNFYVLAGYSLLLLILEFIFSGETLKKRNPFHVQFLLKEYESMFKAKDFFYGMVMCGLSYSMIMFFNLCGSFIIEHKMGYSEVVAGYVSLILGFAWMTGGFLGKALINKAFLPKIRYANFIQLFLIILMFIASYFSNNIYSLVAFAFVIHVTAGFIFNNYFSYCIGRFPNSAGIAGGLTGGIAFIITSAISYGIVAIIKPQIQLEVAEGYFVLGVLGLFILSMIKLRKAHA
- a CDS encoding DoxX family protein produces the protein MKTKTTKIIFWSGAIFMSLWFGASGFFELTKNPVVWDITRQLGYPPHFIYILGVFKLSGILVLLVPNRLLRLKEWVFAGMFFDIIFAFFSKIAVLGFPATIDAIVAFTVLSVTYLMFRKLYTSELVFGEI
- a CDS encoding aldo/keto reductase; the protein is MKFRKLGNTGEQLSAIGLGCMGMSFAYGPTDEQESISTLHKALDLGVNFLDTADMYGNGENEKLISKVLVPNRDKIFIATKFGFRFKDGKASHSGAPGTYFDGSPEWIKKAVDLSLQRLKIDEIDLYYAHRVDPNIPVEETVGAMADLVKAGKVKYLGLSEASPESIRKANKIHPITALQSEYSLLTKDVEKKILPTIRELGITLVPYSPLARGLFSNINDVQNFGDEDFRKLLPRYQEEYLENNRNLAKELNEFAESKGIKGTQLALAWVLNQGEDIIPIPGTKRIKYLEENIAAVNVDLSQSDLETINTILQKYPNVGERYGEGSMKLVNN
- a CDS encoding SDR family oxidoreductase; translated protein: MNKFNNKLAIVTGGNSGIGYATAKELIANGAKVIITGRRIEAIEKAGEELGAIPFVADQGKLEDIETLKTDVEKQFGKVDILFINAGITGTLGSIENMSSENFDNVMDINFRGSYFTLSKFIPLLNDGASVVFLSSNVATTSKPNSSIYQASKAALNSIAKTAAAELAPRKIRVNMVSPGPTKTEIMTKAGLDEKTMEGLDEWLISGIPLQKMGTAEDVAKAVVYLSDNSVASFMTGTEILIDGGMIL
- a CDS encoding heme-binding domain-containing protein; this translates as MDTVKKKKNPIAIAFLAVLGMFGGLQFFNQPLEGKTVTKHIEAPREVISILENSCFNCHSNQQNLSWYDKIAPISWAVNKDVKRAREVLNFSEYNFSKGEHLGNMYAILNMMQSGKMPLHNYTLLHPSAKISQKDIDVIKKYTLSLADVNSAKKEKKNIHQNIESLKNTTPSKFPVSPNGVKYSDDYKNWKVISMSTLFDNSVRVIYGNDIAVKALETENLKPWPDGSIVVKSVWKQEKLADGEVRAGEFVNAQFMVKDSKKYTDTEGWGFAKFSGKDLHPSGKTASFAKESCIACHRQLAEKTGYLFDVPMKVKTERLIKNLQK
- a CDS encoding sensor histidine kinase, producing MQQQKIKISSAVIWISSLFLGILSSVPQLASHAFNWQEAVVNSAITAAFSVIMWYLNIYMLNQNSGKRRQNISYSRLMVILAFGMVVMFGLAWIQQLILSHINFGPTMLMIEVRGILINLVCYMFLTLLQNNYAGQQVQLELEKVKSDNLGAQYELLKQQVNPHFLFNSLNTLKSMVETHDAESVDFIMKLSDFYRFTLESRKLDLITVQEEMKIIDSYIFLQKARFGEGITLTNELSNEVSKTLIPPFTLQLLVENCIKHNIVSQSKPLHIKIYNFENKLIIENPIQKKMTVEDSLGIGLDNVKMRYKHLVEQEIEINSDEKIFQIKLPFIHEYHHY
- a CDS encoding DUF1223 domain-containing protein, coding for MILKNLIGTAAFVAIMFTVSAFSCTDKTEEIYQNHTSNDRGFAVLELFTSEGCSSCPPADQLMGEIEKQYKDQPVYILAYHVDYWNNLGWKDKFSSIENSKRQQQYAQTLRSQVYTPQLVVNGKKEFVGSDRDAVENGIQTALLNSNNTKIDLSTKVSEKEITINFKTAENNSQNKLLITLVEKKSSTNVQRGENEGRHLVHWQIVHQQNQISLKNSTEGTTSFKLPENFNTNDWEIIGMIQNVKTGEIVGSTKSSF
- a CDS encoding winged helix-turn-helix transcriptional regulator, which codes for MERDQNEELRALQDTLYFIGGKWRIPVINSLCNGNRRFREIERSIPGITTRMLSKELKDMELNKLVKRNVYPETPVLIEYEPTEYCRTFGNIISEMISWGREHRKVIVEDGFKH